A genome region from Sphingobacteriaceae bacterium GW460-11-11-14-LB5 includes the following:
- a CDS encoding acyl-CoA desaturase yields the protein MKSKAKFPCLPGNTFYAEVRSRVNNHFKTHNRSTNANVLMWFKACLFLTIFLALYFAILLLNVHISILLGLTILLGATCAFIGFNICHDAIHGSFSSSKRTNSFFSFLFNMVGANPYVWNITHNVVHHTYTNIPGHDEDIEVAPGLIRICTEDELKPHQRFQQWYAFPLYSLASLSWVFRKDYKKFFQKSVGACQNKHPKVEYFNLFFYKFLYYFIFIGLPILFMAVSWWQVAIGFVVLHMAQGLTMGLVFQLAHVVEGTTFPSTNAEGNMEEAWAEHQMRTTANFATQCPISAFFLGGLNRQIEHHLFPKICHVHYGQISTIVKQTALEFGLPYHENATFISALRSHYRILKKMGQPETI from the coding sequence ATGAAATCAAAAGCTAAATTCCCATGTTTACCGGGAAATACATTTTACGCTGAAGTTCGCAGCAGAGTAAACAACCACTTTAAAACGCACAACAGAAGTACCAATGCCAATGTACTGATGTGGTTCAAAGCCTGTCTTTTCCTGACCATATTTCTGGCACTTTACTTTGCTATACTCCTTTTAAACGTTCACATCAGTATACTTTTGGGACTTACCATTTTACTTGGCGCAACCTGTGCATTTATTGGTTTTAATATCTGTCACGATGCCATCCATGGTTCGTTTTCGAGCTCTAAACGCACCAATTCATTTTTCAGTTTTCTTTTTAATATGGTTGGGGCTAATCCATATGTATGGAACATTACGCACAATGTGGTGCACCATACTTATACCAATATCCCAGGTCATGATGAAGATATTGAAGTGGCACCAGGCTTAATACGGATCTGTACCGAAGATGAGTTAAAACCTCATCAGCGTTTCCAGCAATGGTACGCCTTTCCTTTATATAGTTTGGCTTCGCTTTCCTGGGTATTTCGTAAAGATTATAAAAAGTTCTTTCAAAAAAGTGTTGGTGCCTGTCAGAACAAGCATCCGAAAGTTGAATACTTTAACCTCTTTTTCTATAAGTTTCTGTATTATTTTATTTTTATTGGTTTACCGATATTGTTTATGGCAGTCTCGTGGTGGCAGGTTGCCATCGGTTTCGTTGTGTTACACATGGCGCAAGGGTTAACCATGGGACTTGTTTTTCAACTTGCTCATGTAGTAGAAGGAACCACTTTTCCTTCCACCAATGCCGAAGGTAATATGGAAGAAGCCTGGGCAGAACATCAAATGCGTACTACCGCTAACTTTGCTACCCAGTGCCCTATTTCAGCTTTCTTTCTTGGTGGATTGAACCGGCAGATAGAACACCATCTTTTCCCAAAAATTTGCCATGTACATTATGGACAAATCTCCACAATCGTAAAACAAACAGCCTTGGAATTTGGATTGCCTTATCACGAAAACGCCACTTTTATATCAGCACTCCGCTCCCACTACCGTATTCTTAAAAAAATGGGACAGCCCGAAACAATTTAG
- a CDS encoding serine acetyltransferase, with the protein MEDHFFEQIIKNPLEQPNIPPNEVISRWAEKLIQVLFPENSPKVFSTITEVKEYIAVLELELYDIISASCRLKNSECKNAAGQFFEELPALYRVLNTDIVAIYEGDPAAQSRFEVIRTYPGFYAICFYRIAHMLYNFGIPLVPRILTEYAHSKTGIDIHPAASIGEYFHIDHGTGIVIGETSTIGRYVKLYQGVTLGALSVKKTLAGSKRHPTVEDRVVIYSGATILGGETIIGHDSIIGGNVWLTESIPAFSTAYHSPIITIRNHKETN; encoded by the coding sequence ATGGAAGACCATTTTTTTGAACAAATTATTAAGAACCCTCTTGAACAACCAAATATTCCACCCAATGAAGTGATATCCCGTTGGGCAGAAAAGTTAATTCAGGTACTTTTTCCAGAAAATTCCCCTAAAGTATTTTCAACGATTACAGAAGTAAAAGAATATATTGCTGTTTTGGAACTTGAGCTTTATGATATCATATCGGCCAGTTGCAGGCTTAAAAATAGTGAATGTAAAAATGCAGCCGGTCAGTTTTTTGAAGAACTACCAGCGCTTTACCGTGTATTGAATACCGATATCGTAGCCATTTATGAAGGCGATCCGGCGGCACAGAGCAGGTTTGAGGTAATCAGAACCTATCCGGGTTTTTATGCCATCTGTTTCTACAGGATTGCCCATATGCTTTATAATTTCGGTATACCATTGGTTCCGAGGATACTTACCGAATATGCCCATTCTAAAACAGGTATCGATATCCACCCGGCAGCGAGTATTGGCGAGTACTTTCATATCGATCATGGAACTGGGATTGTTATCGGCGAAACCAGTACAATAGGCCGTTATGTGAAACTTTATCAGGGCGTAACACTTGGCGCGTTAAGTGTTAAGAAAACACTGGCAGGCAGCAAACGCCACCCAACCGTAGAGGATAGGGTAGTTATCTATTCCGGAGCGACCATACTAGGCGGCGAAACCATCATCGGACATGATAGTATTATCGGGGGAAATGTATGGCTTACTGAAAGTATTCCGGCCTTTTCTACGGCTTATCATTCTCCAATAATTACCATTAGAAACCATAAAGAAACCAATTAA
- a CDS encoding heme-binding protein, which produces MIKFSLSLISFTLVFFGLKNFFSEPRIQRVSPPELTITNFAGPDVTPSPACLAVAPTGEVYVGVDMIGSLGKDPGKGHILKLIDKDNDGKMDEHVDFAEVDNPRGIIVQGSQVYVLHTTFSKETKQATGMNLVVFEDKDGDGKADGPEKPLIEHISNAKYIRERGTDHATNGIRMGIDGWIYISVGDFGFHDAVDRSGKKLTMLGGGIMRVRPDGTEMEVYTHGTRNVYDVAIDPYMNVFTRENTNDGGGWNVRFSHHIQSGEYGYPVLFQNFTDEIIPALADLGGGSGTGALFMDEPNWPEQYNHVPMMADWGRSMLYIHRVTTDGPTFTQKDEDFIKLPQITDLDVDGSGRLYLSAWDGAGYSGSPNKGYIVRAVPNNWTYKAFPDVKKASIKKLTELLKSNSAVGRLTASQELVARNNKQAIATALKVASDQGLALDVRIAGIYTYAQLTKENGIATLVEFTKDKAVKEFALKALADRKGSIGKVPVEPFLEGLKDPSVRVQAASIIGLNRLGRAEVANVLLQTKVPASFTAPAKGTEGPHATPNSAIILPHLAVRALVDLQAVDALLAAVKTENSTLALWALRYIHTEKAVNGLIENYKQSNDEKLKQQILVTLGRLYKKEIAYDASWWWGTRPDSHGPYFKAVSWEGSPIIEKFLKEEATKAGAQGKQFYVDLNARQRMDIPEFAEEEKVAATEEPKIDLDKIKNKKGQVGKSSIEDVLLAINKLQGNPLKGRNIFNSQGCVACHSLSKSEKMKGPFMGQIGSIMNREQIAESILKPNASISQGFASVMISAKGDRTYMGFITEETAAKVVVRNIAGEVFTIKAGDILSRKEMETSMMPEGLANSLSYEELASLVTFLSEQKK; this is translated from the coding sequence ATGATTAAATTCTCTTTAAGCTTAATTTCTTTCACCCTAGTTTTTTTTGGATTAAAAAACTTTTTTAGCGAACCCAGGATACAACGCGTATCACCCCCCGAATTAACGATAACCAATTTTGCAGGTCCAGATGTTACACCCAGTCCAGCCTGTTTAGCAGTCGCACCAACAGGAGAAGTATATGTTGGTGTGGATATGATCGGCTCATTAGGTAAAGATCCTGGAAAAGGCCACATCCTTAAATTAATAGATAAGGATAACGATGGTAAAATGGACGAACATGTAGATTTTGCCGAAGTGGATAATCCCCGCGGTATTATTGTTCAAGGCAGCCAGGTATATGTATTACACACCACTTTTTCGAAAGAAACAAAACAGGCTACCGGCATGAATTTGGTTGTTTTCGAAGATAAGGATGGCGATGGTAAAGCTGATGGACCTGAAAAACCACTTATTGAGCACATCAGTAATGCCAAATATATCCGCGAACGTGGTACCGACCATGCCACCAATGGTATAAGAATGGGGATTGATGGATGGATTTACATTTCTGTAGGAGATTTTGGATTCCATGATGCTGTAGACCGTTCAGGTAAAAAATTAACCATGTTAGGCGGCGGGATTATGCGCGTTCGTCCTGACGGAACTGAAATGGAAGTATATACACATGGTACACGTAATGTTTATGATGTAGCGATCGATCCTTACATGAACGTTTTTACCAGAGAAAATACCAATGATGGTGGAGGATGGAATGTTCGTTTCTCGCACCACATACAATCAGGTGAATATGGTTACCCTGTTTTATTTCAGAATTTTACTGACGAGATTATTCCGGCACTTGCCGATTTAGGTGGAGGATCGGGTACCGGCGCGTTATTTATGGATGAGCCGAACTGGCCTGAACAATATAACCATGTACCAATGATGGCCGATTGGGGCAGAAGCATGCTTTATATTCATCGAGTAACTACTGATGGGCCTACCTTTACCCAAAAAGACGAAGATTTTATTAAATTACCTCAAATTACCGATCTTGATGTAGACGGTTCAGGAAGATTGTATCTGTCGGCATGGGATGGCGCAGGTTATTCTGGCAGTCCGAATAAAGGTTACATTGTTCGTGCTGTGCCAAATAACTGGACATATAAAGCTTTTCCTGATGTTAAAAAAGCTTCAATTAAAAAACTAACCGAGTTACTTAAATCCAATAGTGCGGTAGGCCGTTTAACGGCTTCGCAGGAATTGGTTGCACGCAACAATAAACAAGCTATTGCAACGGCTTTAAAAGTAGCTTCCGATCAGGGTTTAGCACTTGATGTACGTATTGCTGGTATTTATACTTATGCACAGCTGACCAAAGAAAACGGTATCGCTACTTTAGTTGAATTTACCAAAGATAAAGCAGTTAAGGAATTTGCATTAAAAGCACTTGCTGATCGTAAAGGCAGTATAGGTAAAGTGCCGGTTGAACCATTTTTAGAAGGTTTAAAAGATCCTTCTGTTCGCGTTCAGGCTGCTTCGATAATTGGTTTAAACCGTTTGGGCAGGGCAGAAGTTGCCAATGTGCTTTTACAAACCAAGGTCCCTGCTTCGTTTACAGCACCTGCAAAAGGCACCGAAGGACCTCATGCAACACCTAATTCAGCCATTATTTTGCCTCACTTAGCTGTTCGGGCCTTAGTTGATCTTCAGGCAGTAGATGCTTTGCTTGCTGCGGTAAAAACTGAAAATTCTACCCTTGCGCTTTGGGCATTACGTTATATACATACTGAAAAAGCAGTTAACGGGCTGATTGAAAACTACAAACAATCGAATGATGAAAAATTAAAACAACAGATCCTGGTTACCTTAGGCCGTTTATATAAAAAAGAAATTGCCTACGATGCGAGCTGGTGGTGGGGTACACGCCCTGACTCTCATGGCCCATATTTTAAGGCGGTTTCGTGGGAAGGTTCTCCTATCATCGAGAAATTTCTGAAAGAAGAAGCAACCAAAGCCGGAGCGCAGGGAAAACAGTTTTATGTTGATTTAAATGCACGCCAAAGGATGGATATCCCTGAATTTGCCGAAGAAGAAAAAGTAGCGGCTACTGAAGAACCAAAAATTGATCTGGATAAAATCAAAAACAAAAAAGGTCAGGTAGGTAAATCATCTATCGAAGATGTGTTGCTGGCTATTAATAAATTACAGGGCAATCCTTTAAAAGGAAGAAATATTTTCAATAGTCAGGGTTGTGTAGCCTGCCATAGTTTAAGCAAGAGCGAGAAAATGAAAGGTCCGTTTATGGGACAAATTGGCTCTATTATGAACCGTGAGCAGATTGCAGAATCGATATTGAAACCTAATGCTTCTATTTCTCAGGGATTTGCTTCGGTCATGATTAGTGCTAAAGGCGACCGTACCTATATGGGGTTCATTACAGAAGAAACAGCTGCCAAAGTAGTGGTTCGTAATATTGCAGGTGAGGTTTTTACCATTAAAGCAGGCGATATTTTATCGAGAAAAGAAATGGAAACTTCGATGATGCCGGAAGGTTTGGCTAATTCATTATCATATGAAGAATTAGCTTCGCTGGTTACTTTTTTATCTGAACAGAAAAAATAG
- a CDS encoding heparinase, protein MKKNQLITIIFTIITLFCSTLAVGQNKEIDSTFKMPPHPRLLISHELETQILENVRRDRRFKQIHQAILSAADQVLNKPALERIMIGKRLLDVSREALKRIYYLSYAYRFSHDKKYVTRAEKELLAVSGFKDWNPSHFLDVGEMTMALSIGYDWLYQDLPQSTRNIVALAILEKGIQPSTDTKYNNWLNITNNWNQVCNAGITFGAIATFETHPALSAKLINRAIKSVTLPMKQYAPDGAYPEGYGYWEYGTSFNVMFISALEGIFHQDFGLSAQPGFLKTADYLTNMTGPSGTPFNYSDSRAVAEFNPALFWFASKLKDPGLLWVTKQQLDEQMPLQNRLLPSAMIWGAKLSLNHIQPKTAQFWTGNGPNPVALMRSSWTDPLATFVGFKGGSPAVSHGHMDVGSFIMESQGVRWAMDFGMQEYESLESKGINLWDSKQNAQRWKIFRYNNLAHNTLSIDSTLQNVKGNAAFISSSDDGQFMNAVADLSTLYTDKLNKSIRGVALINKKTVLIRDEITVGNTDVTLRWSMVTPARVQIIDGHTIELSYQGKKCYLFVDAKSEVKMKTWSTDPLTDYDAKNPGTSIVGFEVRLKAGSEQAISVFIDAQSPSPKSFSAQPISSWAKNNKAGS, encoded by the coding sequence ATGAAGAAAAATCAGCTTATCACAATCATATTTACCATCATAACCTTGTTTTGCTCAACGCTTGCAGTCGGGCAAAACAAGGAAATTGATTCTACTTTTAAGATGCCTCCGCATCCAAGGTTACTGATAAGCCACGAGCTTGAAACACAGATCTTAGAAAATGTCAGGCGCGATCGGAGGTTTAAACAAATCCATCAAGCCATACTATCAGCAGCAGATCAGGTTTTAAATAAACCTGCATTAGAACGCATAATGATTGGTAAACGTTTACTTGATGTATCAAGAGAAGCACTCAAAAGAATTTATTACCTTTCTTATGCTTACAGGTTTAGCCACGATAAAAAGTATGTAACCAGGGCTGAAAAAGAACTGCTTGCTGTATCCGGCTTTAAAGATTGGAACCCCAGTCATTTTCTTGATGTCGGTGAAATGACTATGGCTTTGTCAATAGGTTACGATTGGTTATATCAGGATTTGCCCCAATCAACCAGAAATATAGTGGCGCTTGCCATTCTCGAGAAGGGAATACAACCTTCAACAGATACTAAATATAACAACTGGTTAAATATTACCAATAACTGGAATCAGGTATGTAATGCGGGAATCACATTTGGTGCAATTGCTACTTTTGAAACGCATCCCGCTTTATCCGCCAAACTGATTAACCGTGCAATAAAAAGTGTAACCCTACCCATGAAACAATATGCGCCAGATGGGGCTTATCCGGAAGGTTATGGCTACTGGGAATATGGTACTTCTTTTAATGTGATGTTTATCAGTGCTTTGGAGGGCATTTTTCATCAGGACTTTGGCCTGAGCGCTCAGCCGGGTTTCCTTAAAACGGCTGATTACCTGACTAATATGACGGGGCCTTCGGGCACTCCTTTTAATTATTCTGATAGCCGGGCGGTTGCCGAATTTAATCCGGCACTTTTTTGGTTTGCATCCAAACTAAAAGATCCCGGCTTATTATGGGTAACCAAGCAACAGCTCGATGAACAAATGCCTTTACAGAATAGGTTGCTGCCATCGGCAATGATCTGGGGCGCAAAATTATCGCTTAACCATATTCAACCTAAAACTGCACAATTTTGGACCGGAAACGGCCCTAATCCGGTGGCTTTAATGCGCAGTTCATGGACTGATCCCCTGGCTACTTTTGTTGGATTTAAAGGTGGTTCGCCTGCTGTTAGCCATGGCCATATGGATGTAGGTTCTTTCATCATGGAATCGCAAGGCGTACGATGGGCAATGGATTTTGGAATGCAGGAATACGAATCGCTCGAATCAAAAGGAATTAATCTTTGGGACAGCAAACAAAATGCACAGCGCTGGAAAATATTCCGTTATAATAATCTCGCACACAATACCCTTTCAATCGATAGTACCTTGCAGAACGTAAAGGGAAATGCTGCTTTCATCAGTAGCAGTGATGATGGTCAGTTTATGAACGCTGTTGCCGATTTGAGCACCTTATATACTGATAAACTAAATAAATCAATTAGAGGGGTCGCTTTGATTAATAAAAAAACGGTGCTGATCCGTGATGAAATAACTGTAGGAAACACAGATGTAACTCTTCGGTGGTCGATGGTTACACCTGCAAGGGTGCAGATTATTGATGGGCATACCATCGAATTAAGTTACCAGGGCAAAAAATGTTATCTCTTCGTTGATGCCAAAAGCGAAGTTAAAATGAAAACCTGGTCGACGGATCCACTTACCGATTATGATGCCAAAAATCCAGGTACTTCAATTGTAGGATTCGAAGTAAGGCTCAAAGCCGGTAGCGAACAGGCCATATCCGTTTTTATAGATGCGCAATCCCCCTCACCAAAAAGCTTTTCTGCTCAACCCATATCCAGCTGGGCTAAAAATAATAAGGCCGGTAGTTAA
- a CDS encoding GDSL family lipase — protein MYWYEEEVKQLERAHRLDREHPGVIFYGSSSIRLWNSLEDDFDYMKVTNLGFGGSTLAACVWFFERIMIDYKPKALVVYAGDNDLGDGRNPEEIFIFFQQLMVKVNQRFGILPCYFISLKPSLTRWQMADQFRYTNNLIESEIIKLNSHWKFIDVFKKMLNKEGNPNPALYDHDGLHLSEEGYRLWATTVREKLG, from the coding sequence ATGTACTGGTACGAAGAAGAAGTTAAACAATTGGAAAGGGCGCATCGCTTAGATCGGGAGCATCCGGGTGTTATTTTCTATGGCAGTTCATCTATTCGTTTATGGAATAGTCTGGAGGATGATTTTGATTACATGAAAGTAACTAATTTAGGCTTTGGTGGTTCTACATTAGCCGCATGTGTATGGTTTTTTGAGCGGATCATGATCGACTACAAGCCTAAAGCACTTGTGGTATATGCGGGCGATAACGACCTTGGCGATGGCAGAAACCCGGAAGAGATATTTATATTTTTCCAGCAGCTGATGGTTAAGGTTAACCAACGCTTTGGCATACTGCCCTGTTATTTTATTTCCTTAAAACCCAGCCTTACCCGCTGGCAAATGGCCGATCAGTTTAGGTATACCAATAACCTTATCGAAAGCGAAATTATTAAACTCAACAGCCATTGGAAATTTATTGATGTTTTTAAGAAAATGCTCAACAAAGAAGGCAACCCAAATCCGGCACTTTACGATCACGACGGACTTCACCTGAGTGAAGAAGGTTATCGTTTATGGGCCACTACTGTTAGAGAGAAATTAGGTTAA